The following proteins are co-located in the Pseudomonas synxantha genome:
- a CDS encoding aminotransferase class III-fold pyridoxal phosphate-dependent enzyme, with protein sequence MNDFSNPSVSARGAFWAPFTPMRQFQQQPMMFASADGMHYTTTDGRRVLDAMAGLWCVNAGHGQPKIVEAIREAAGRLDFVSSFKMSHPQALEMAERLIDISPAGMEQVFFTNSGSEAVDTALKIARAYHQARGDCRRTKFIGRAKGYHGMGFGGLSVSGIGRQKRDFGPLLGEVSHLPLPYDAGMRFSVGQPQQGASYADALTQLLDIQDPSTVAAVIVEPVTGSGGVYAPPQGYLQRLREICTRHGVLLIFDEVITGFGRVGAPFAAQAFGVLPDLITTAKGLTNGAVPMGGVLVSGAVYEAFMAGPQNVIELMHGYTYSAHPLACAAGLATLEVHRELGINQHVNAVSGLWQSTALALQGIGAVLDVRAIGLLCAVELEPRTGFPGARGSEVAQWCFDNGVLVRGSGDTIVISPPLVISPQEIAQVFETLASALKHVA encoded by the coding sequence ATGAACGATTTTTCCAACCCTTCAGTTTCCGCGCGCGGCGCGTTCTGGGCGCCATTTACCCCGATGCGCCAGTTCCAGCAACAACCGATGATGTTCGCCAGCGCCGACGGTATGCACTACACCACCACCGATGGGCGCCGCGTACTCGACGCAATGGCGGGGCTGTGGTGCGTGAACGCCGGGCATGGCCAGCCGAAAATAGTCGAAGCCATTCGCGAAGCGGCGGGGCGCCTGGACTTTGTCTCGTCGTTCAAGATGAGCCATCCCCAGGCCCTGGAAATGGCCGAGCGCCTGATCGACATCAGCCCCGCCGGTATGGAGCAGGTGTTCTTCACCAACTCTGGATCTGAAGCGGTGGATACTGCGTTGAAGATCGCGCGGGCGTATCACCAGGCGCGTGGTGATTGCCGTCGGACCAAATTTATCGGGCGTGCCAAAGGCTACCATGGCATGGGCTTCGGTGGGCTGTCAGTATCCGGTATCGGTCGCCAGAAACGTGACTTTGGCCCGCTGCTGGGGGAGGTCTCGCACCTGCCATTGCCCTATGACGCGGGCATGCGTTTCAGCGTTGGGCAGCCGCAGCAGGGCGCCAGTTACGCTGATGCGCTGACACAACTGCTGGATATCCAGGACCCGAGCACCGTGGCCGCGGTGATTGTCGAGCCGGTGACCGGCTCCGGCGGGGTTTATGCGCCGCCCCAAGGCTATTTGCAACGCTTGCGCGAGATTTGCACACGGCACGGCGTGCTGTTGATTTTCGACGAGGTAATCACCGGTTTTGGCCGCGTCGGCGCGCCCTTTGCCGCGCAAGCCTTTGGCGTGCTGCCGGACCTGATCACTACCGCCAAGGGCCTGACCAACGGCGCCGTGCCCATGGGCGGCGTGCTGGTCAGTGGCGCGGTGTATGAAGCGTTCATGGCCGGGCCGCAGAATGTCATCGAACTGATGCACGGCTACACCTATTCCGCGCACCCACTGGCGTGTGCGGCCGGGTTGGCGACCCTGGAGGTGCATCGTGAATTGGGCATCAACCAGCACGTCAACGCGGTGAGTGGGCTGTGGCAGTCGACCGCACTCGCGCTGCAAGGCATCGGCGCGGTGCTGGACGTACGCGCGATCGGTTTGCTCTGCGCGGTGGAGCTCGAGCCGCGTACTGGTTTCCCCGGCGCGCGTGGCAGCGAGGTTGCGCAGTGGTGCTTCGACAACGGCGTGCTGGTGCGCGGCTCGGGTGACACCATTGTGATTTCGCCGCCGCTGGTCATCAGCCCGCAGGAGATCGCCCAGGTGTTCGAAACCCTGGCGAGTGCCCTGAAACACGTCGCCTGA
- a CDS encoding serine hydrolase domain-containing protein, which yields MTSLPLRRALPSQQRVSARGVSDFIEAVNAADLELHSFMLYRDGAVVAEAFWAPYCAERLHVQHSATKSWVSMAVGLLVDDGVLSLDAKVVDFFAADCPASISANLAAMTVRDLLTMRTGHRQGISGGAWRGRSDSWVRLFLNEPVEDPPGHRFIYSSASSFMLSAIVSVVSGQTAFELCNARIFQPMGMGPIEWDLAPGGFNTGGNGLSCRTEDLLKFGVLHLQHGNWQGQQLLSREWVAEATRGHVDDVWMGAFNGKRYLSRDESSGAAVTRREGYGYQWWMTLHGGYYASGVFGQQCIVLPRHNAVIAFTAGLALGERRLHSLLWEHLLPALDVPSEGSADAALAALLAHQQRPVMSGAASSPRQAEFSTTFAMQANEDQVSEVRLEFGPEYCDFYLTDPRGTHCIRAGLSAGIETQTSMTGHYLHHQYQPELTPVVAQARWTEDRVLSMTWQFVETAFCDRVTCRIEHGTLYVDRSVNVNAGPLQRPTLAGHPTIASQESP from the coding sequence ATGACGAGTTTGCCGTTGCGGCGGGCACTGCCCAGTCAACAACGCGTATCGGCGCGTGGCGTAAGTGATTTCATCGAAGCGGTGAACGCTGCGGACCTGGAGTTGCACAGCTTCATGCTGTACCGCGATGGCGCGGTGGTAGCCGAAGCGTTTTGGGCGCCTTATTGCGCCGAACGCCTGCATGTCCAGCATTCGGCGACAAAAAGCTGGGTGTCCATGGCCGTCGGGCTGTTGGTGGATGACGGCGTGCTGTCGCTGGACGCCAAGGTGGTGGATTTTTTTGCCGCCGATTGCCCGGCATCCATCAGCGCCAACCTGGCGGCCATGACCGTGCGGGATTTGCTGACCATGCGCACCGGCCATCGCCAGGGCATTTCTGGTGGCGCCTGGCGCGGGCGCAGTGACAGTTGGGTGCGGTTGTTCCTCAATGAGCCGGTCGAAGACCCGCCAGGGCACCGGTTTATCTATAGCAGTGCGTCGAGCTTCATGCTCTCGGCGATTGTCAGCGTAGTCAGCGGCCAGACGGCGTTCGAGCTGTGCAACGCACGTATCTTCCAACCCATGGGCATGGGCCCCATCGAGTGGGATCTGGCTCCTGGCGGTTTCAACACCGGTGGCAATGGCCTCAGTTGCCGCACCGAAGACTTGCTCAAATTCGGCGTGTTGCACTTGCAACACGGCAATTGGCAGGGGCAGCAATTGCTGTCCCGAGAATGGGTGGCCGAAGCGACCCGTGGGCACGTCGATGATGTATGGATGGGCGCCTTCAATGGCAAGCGCTACCTGAGTCGCGACGAGTCGAGCGGCGCGGCTGTCACGCGCCGCGAAGGCTACGGCTACCAGTGGTGGATGACCCTGCACGGTGGGTATTACGCCTCCGGCGTGTTTGGCCAGCAGTGCATTGTGCTACCGCGCCATAACGCGGTGATTGCGTTTACCGCGGGACTCGCCCTGGGCGAGCGGCGCTTGCACAGCCTGCTCTGGGAGCATCTTTTGCCGGCGCTGGACGTACCCAGCGAAGGCTCGGCGGATGCCGCGCTGGCGGCGCTGCTGGCCCATCAACAACGGCCAGTCATGTCTGGCGCCGCGAGCTCGCCGCGCCAGGCTGAATTCAGCACTACGTTTGCCATGCAGGCCAACGAAGACCAGGTCAGCGAAGTGCGCCTGGAGTTCGGGCCTGAGTATTGTGACTTTTACCTCACCGACCCCCGTGGCACCCATTGCATCCGGGCCGGGTTGAGCGCCGGCATCGAAACCCAGACCAGCATGACCGGCCACTATCTGCATCACCAATACCAGCCGGAACTCACCCCCGTGGTGGCGCAGGCGCGCTGGACCGAAGACCGGGTGTTGAGCATGACCTGGCAGTTTGTCGAGACGGCGTTTTGTGATCGGGTCACCTGCCGTATCGAACACGGCACCTTGTACGTGGACCGCAGCGTCAACGTAAACGCAGGCCCGTTGCAGCGCCCGACGCTGGCCGGCCATCCAACCATCGCTTCGCAGGAGTCGCCATGA